The Vibrio toranzoniae sequence CTTAGGTGGCTCTTCGCCATGCAGTACGCCAACAACTTGTTCTAAGCCTTCTTTTTTACGGACTGCTACGTCAGATCGCTCGTAAATGTTGCAGTCGGGGAAGCATTCAACTAAAGCTTCAACAAGAATACTCTTATTAAACTCAGCACCGGCGCTAAGTAGTTGGCAAACTAAGAAGTCTTGATACTTATCGATAGTGATACCGGGTAAACCATCAGACTCTGCTGCTGTTAAGCGATAGCCCGTTAGACCATCACGTTCAATGATATCTTCACGTAAAGACTGTGCGTCTTGAATTCGTTTTACGAAGAACGCCTTGTTGATTTCTTCTTTTTCAAATGTCCAAACACGAGCTCGAATTTGAGAGTCCGGTGAGTAAGCTGCTTTTGCAAGCCACTGACCATTTTGAGCATATACGTCTACAGTTTCACCTTGTTGTGGCTCGCCTTCGACCTTATCGATACCGCGTGAAAATACCCAAGGGTGTTTTCGGCGTAGTGATTTATCTCGGCCTTTAGCTAGATGAATTGAAGGAGTCATAATTTACTCTGTTTGTTGAATTTGAAGGAGGGGTATTGTCGGGGAAGTCCAGTTGAAAAGCAAATAAGAAAGGGCTGCAGAAGCAGCCCTAGCAACACTTTTTAATGAATAAAACTTATATCAATGCTACGCCTTAAGACCTGTCAGTAAGCCTTCCATTGTATCGCTCTGCTTGCGCAGTTGATCAACATTGGAGTTACTCTTGCTTATCATATCGCAGATGCTGTCTGATTGATGACGAATTTCTTCGACACTTTGAGCTATGTTATCTGCAACAGCACCTTGTTCTTCCGCGGCAGTAGCTATTTGTGTGCTACTGTCTGAAATTGATTGATTCTTTTCCGCTAAAGAGTCGATCTCAACATTCACTTCTGACATTAATGTTTGACCTTCATTAGCGTTGTTAACCGTTACTTCCATCAATTTTGTGAGTGATTGGCTGTTACGTTGTAATGATTCAATCATGCTTTGGATTTCAACCGTCGCTTGCTGTGTTCTTCCTGCAAGAGCACGAACTTCATCGGCAACAACTGCAAAACCACGTCCTTGTTCACCAGCACGAGCAGCTTCAATAGCGGCATTCAACGCGAGTAGGTTAGTTTGTTCTGAAATACCATTGATGGTTGTTACTACTTCATCGATCTGTGCTGCGTTAGCGTCAAGTTCTTCTACCGCTTGTGAGGCGGATTGAATCTCTCGAGATAGACTAGAGATAGATTGCAAAGTATTAGAAACCTTCACTTGACCGTTCTGGGCAACGCCACGAGCATCCATCGTTTGAGAGCTTGAGTCGTGCGCAAGAGTCGCGACTTCACGAATCGTCGCCGCCATTTGTTCGGTTGCACTTGCTAGGCTATTCAGGTGCTCTTGTTGATTGCCTGAAATGTCTGAGCTTTGCTGTGTTGACTGATTTAAATCCGAGCTGATCTGCTGCATGAGTGCCACAGATTCTTGGATTGACTGAACCATGTTTTGTTCACGCTCAGCTACCTTGTCGATAGTAATGGCAATTTCACTGAATTCATCACGGACCAAGAAGTAGTTCATACGGTAAGTTAAGTCTCCGTTCGCAAGTGTGTTCAGCGCTTTGTTTATCGAGAACATGGCACCGCCAATGAAGGTCATGATGTAGTAAACACCCAATGCGATCAGCGTTAGCGTCACCGCGATGATAGAGACTTGAGTGGTAGATAGCGCAGACCAAAGATTTTGATCGTGGTTTGCCACTAAATTAAACGCACCGTTCATGACTGAAACAGAACCTGCTCCGTAGCCTAAAGAGATGGTCTCTGAATTACTAACAAGTTGGGCAACTTGATCTTTCGTGAGTTGACCCGCTTCAATAAGTCCTTTCATCAAGAGCATTTCTTCTTGATAAAGGTGAGCCAGCAATGAATTCGCTGCACTATCTAAAACGAGAGTTAATATAACAAGAGCAAGAAGAGGTAATAAGAAGAGTAGATAGAACTTTTCTTGGATTTTTAGGTGAATGAGATATTTGTCAATCCAACGAAATGGGATTTCTTTCATAATCGTTATACTCGAAGTAAGTCCACCAATAAGCGGTGAATGAATAGAAGCTCGACTATATCATTCATATAATTTATGAGGCAACGTTATGGAAAGTTCACAATATATTTTTGTCGTGTCAGGCGTAGTTCAGTGTGTTGGTTTTCGATATCACACCAGCAGACAAGCGCAAGCTTTGAGTATTTCAGGTTACGCTAAGAACCTAAATGATGGCCGAGTAGAAGTATTAGCGGTTGGAGAGGCTGAACACATTGAGAAGCTATACGAATGGCTAAAAACCGGCCCTAAGAGTGCGGTAGTTGATGGTGTAGCAAAACATCAAGTCGGAGAGAAAGAACGACAAAACGTACGTGCCGGGGAGTTTAAAATACTGTAGCTCAGTCACTACAGTATTTATATTCAGGAATGACCTATAAGCGGGTTGATCTTTACAAGCACTTCGCTGGTTTAGGTAGACCCGCCAGTTTAGTCGCTTGCTTCGCTGGGCCTTTCTTGAATAGCTTGAATAGGTACTTGCTGTTGCCTTTTTCTGGGCCGTGCGCCTTTTCCATCGCTTTAACTAGCATGCGAACCGCTGGAGAGGTGTTGAACTCTTCGTAAAAGTTCCTCACAAAGTGTACGACTTCTAAGTGCGCATCAGTAAGCTCAATAGCTTCGTCTTGAGCAAGAACCTCAATCATACCTTCTTCCCATTGTGTGTAGTCTAATAGGTAGCCTTGAGCGTCGGTTTCGATTTGCTTGCCGTTATATTCAAACATGTTTAATCCAGAATCCAGTTAACTATCCAGATAGGGTAATGACCAAGTTTATTTTTCTCAATAGATTTATAGCGATCTCCAGAAATATTGCAGCTATCTAAAGAATTCTGATGCTGATAGATACAAAAAAGCCCAAGAGCTAGGCTCTTGGGCTAGATACCCTTCAGTTATGGGAGTGATTAGTCGTCGCTACCCATGATGCCTAGAATGCTTAGTAGGCTGATGAAGATGTTGTAGATTGATACGTACAAGCTGATCGTTGCTGAGATGTAGTTAGTCTCACCGCCACGAATGATGTTTTGCGTTGTAAGCAAGATAACACCAGTCGAGAATAGGATGAACATACCGCTCATTGCCAATGATAGTAGAGGCATTTGTAGGAAGATGTTTGCAACCATACCTACAAGTAGTACCACGAAACCAGCTAGTAGCATGCCGTTAAGGAATGACAAGTCACGCTTAGTAGTAAGAGCGTAAGCTGAAGCACCCATAAATGCTAATGCGGTACCGCCAAGTGCAGTTAGGATGACATCACCCATGCCTGCTCCGACGTACATATTTAGGATTGGACCGATGGTGTAGCCTAAGAAACCTGTAAATAGGAATGTGAAGACTAGACCCATGCTGTTGTCACGGTTCTTCTCAGTTAAGAAAAGTAGGCCGTAGAAGCCAACTAGCATGATGATAAGACCAGGGCGAGGAAGGTTCATCGCCATCGATACGCCTGCTACAACAGCAGACCAAAGTAGTGTCATAGACAGTAGAGCGTAGGTGTTACGCAACACTTTATTGGTTTGCAGAGCACTTTCTTGAGATGCTGTGCGTGAAAACATAGGGCTGTTCATAATCTTCCTCGTAAGGTGACTTCAATAGTTATTAGTACATTTATGGGGGTGAAAGTTCGAAAAATCAAGTCTTTCATTCCTCTTGTATACGTAAAATAATAATCAAAATAGTCGGTTAAGTGTTTCTTAAGGTGTAACAAAGTATTTCTTAACCTGTAATTAAGTGCTGCTAAGATCCGTCGTTCAACCTTTTATAGTCAATTATTTATAATTTAAAAACATCTATAACTTGAAAAAATAAAGAGGCGATCTAAGCCGCCTCTGTAGTTTATGCATCATAACACATTAATGGTGTAGGATTTGGCTTAAGAAGTTCTGCGTTCTGTCTGACTGTGGGTTTTCAAAGAAATCGACAGGGTTGTTTTCTTCTATGATCTCGCCTGCATCCATGAAGATAACGCGATCTGCGACTTCTTTAGCAAAGCCCATTTCGTGTGTTACACACAACATGGTCATGCCTTCTTCCGCAAGCTCTACCATAACGTCTAACACTTCACGAACCATTTCTGGATCGAGTGCCGACGTTGGTTCATCAAACAGCATGACTTGAGGGTTCATACACAAAGAACGAGCGATAGCTACACGTTGTTGCTGACCACCCGAAAGCTGGCCTGGGAATTTATCCGCTTGCTCTGGGATTTTTACACGTTCTAGGTACTTCATTGCTATCGCTTCGGCTTCGTCTTTAGGCATCTTCTTGACCCAAATAGGAGCTAAAGTACAGTTTTCTAGAACTGTCAAGTGTGGGAAGAGGTTGAAGTGCTGGAAACACATGCCGACATCTCTGCGTACGGCTTCGATGTTTTTCAAATCTTCAGTCAATTCATTCCCTGAAACAAAGATATCGCCTTTTTGGTGTTCTTCCAATCGGTTAATGCAACGGATCATCGTTGATTTACCAGATCCTGAAGGACCACAAATGACGATTTTCTCACCTTTTTTAACTTCTAGATTGATGTTCTTAAGTACGTGGAATTCACCGTACCATTTATTCATGTCTTTCAACTCGATCATAAGACCTTGAGAGTTGTTTTCTGTCTGCTGCGTCATAATACGTCCTTGATCTTGTTAATTATCGTTTGTGGCCGGTGTGAAGTCTGTTTTCTAACCATATCGAATATCTCGACATGCCAAAACAAAACACCCAGAACACTAACGCGACAAATACATAACTTTCTGTTGAATACCCAAGCCATTCAGGGTCGGTATTCGCGGCTTGGCCAATTCCTAGTACGTCAAACATACCGATAATTAAGACAAGACTCGTATCTTTAAATAACCCAATGAAGGTATTAACGATTGAAGGGATTGTAATTTTTAATGCTTGAGGAAGGATAATTAATCCCGTCTTCTTCCAATAGCTAAGGCCAAGTGCGTCTGCGGCTTCATATTGCCCTTTTGGTATGGCTTGTAAACCGCCTCTAACTACTTCTGCCATATACGCTGAACTGAATAAAACGACACCGATTAAAGCTCGAATCAATTTGTCTGTTTCAGTTCCTTCAGAGAGGAAAAGCGGAAGCATTACTGAGGCCATGAATAGAACCGTAATTAGCGGTACGCCACGCCAAATTTCGATATAAACAGTACACATACTGCGGATTATTGGCATCTCGGAGCGTCGTCCTAGTGCTAAAGCCACGCCAATTGGCAATGAAACAACGATGCCGACGAGAGCAATGATTAGCGTAACTAGTAATCCTCCCCATTTATGTGTGTCTACGACTTCTAGGCCGAAAACACCACCATATAACAAACCTGCGATAAGGAATGGGTAAATGTTTACAAAGAAAAGCCAAATCCAAGTACGCTTAGGTGTTTTTTCGTAAGCGAGTAAAGCAACAAATATGGCTAGCGTGATATAGAAAAGTTGAGGCCGCCAAAGTTCTGCTTCAGGGTAGAAGCCAAACATGAACTGATCCCAGCGAACACTAATGAAAACCCAACAAGCCCCTTCACTTGTGCAAGCATCACGTGTTGTTCCTATCCAATCGGCACTAATGAATGCCCAGTCAGCAATTGCCCACAACAGAGTAAAAGCGAAGTAAGCAAGGACAATAGTGACTACGCTGTTAATGGGGCCATTAAATAGATTTTTTCTTAACCAACCGACAGGTCCAACGGTATTCGCTGGAGGCGGAAGATCTGGTTGAAATTGATGTGTACTCATCTTATCTCTCCACCAACGCTACTTTGCGGTTGTATATATTCATTACAGCTGACGTTAACAGACTTAAGGTCAAGTAGACGCCCATAGTCATTGCGATTACTTCAATCGCTTGCCCGGTTTGGTTCAAAGTTGTACCTGCGAAAACAGAAACAAGGTCTGGATAACCAATTGCCATGGCTAGTGACGAGTTTTTGGTCAGATTTAGATATTGACTGGTTAATGGTGGGATAATAATTCTTAACGCTTGAGGAATGATGACAAGCTTAAGAGTACGAGAGCGAGGAATACCAAGGGACATAGCTGCTTCAGTTTGACCGTGACTTACAGCATTGATACCTGATCGTACAATCTCTGCTATAAAAGAAGCTGTATAAATACTTAAGGCAAGCATTAATGCAGCAAGTTCTGGAATTATGCTAATGCCACCTTTAAAGTTAAAACCTTTAAGTTCCGGATATTCGGCCGAAATAGGCATGCCCATAATAAAATATGTCACCAGTGGTAAACCAATAATTAGAGCCATTGCAACGCGTCCCATCGGTGTTTGTTGACCGGTGAGTTTTTGTCTGTTGTTAGCCCAGATATTGATAAAAAATGTGGCAATAATACCAGCAATAAACGCGGTGATAACAATACTACTACCTTGTTCAAAGATAGGCGCAGGAAAATACAAACCACGAACGTTAAGGAAAATCGCTTCACCCAAACTCATACTTTGACGAGTCGACGGAAGAGCTTGAAGCACTGCGAAATACCAAAAAAAGATCTGTAAAAGAAGGGGAATATTTCGAAATATTTCTATGTAAACAGCGGCAAAGCGACTTACTAACCAATTCGAAGAAAGTCGCGCAATGCCCATACTAAAACCAATGACAGTGGCTAATATGATGCCAAGAATAGATACAAGTGCCGTGTTAAGTAAACCCACGAAGAAAGTTCTGCCATAAGAGAACGTTTCATCGTATTCGATAAGTGTTAGGCCAATACCAAAACCAGCTTCTTGGGATAAAAAGTCAAAACCAGTGGCAATGCCACGGGCGTCTAAGTTCGTGAGCGTGTTATTTACAATGGTATAAATTAACGCTGTAAGAGCTCCAACAGCAAGGACTTGGAACACAACAGAGCGGAACGTCGGGTTGTAAAGAAGGTTGGCACTCTTTGCTTTCGGCTTCGCTTGAGATGGCGAAGGAGTTTCGTTAGGTTTCATACTGCTATAACCTCAAATCCATTTAATAAAGAGGGCGGAAACCTCCGCCCTAATTGATGTTTATAATCTTATTAACGGATTGGTGGAGCGTACATAAAGCCGCCCGCATTCCATAGTGCATTTACACCGCGAGAAATCTGAAGTGGAGAGCCCGTACCTACAGTGCGCTCAAAGCTCTCACCGTAGTTACCAACTTGCTTAATTACTTGGTAACCCCAGTCATCACGAATGCCAAGACCTTTGCCTTTAGGACCATCTACACCAAGAATACGCTTGATGTTTGGATCTTTTGACTTAAGCATTTCATCTGCATTTTTAGAAGAAATACCGTACTCTTCAGCATTAATCATCGTAGAAAGAGTCCACTTAGCTACGTTAAACCACTTGTCGTCATCTTGGCGAACAACAGGACCTAGTGGTTCTTTTGAGATGATTTCAGGAAGTACTTGCGCAGACTTTGGATCTGCTAAATTCAAACGAAGTGCGTAAAGGCCAGATTGGTCAGTGGTAAGCGCATCACAGCGACCAGCATCGAAACCTTTAGAAGTTTGAGCGGCGGTATCAAATACTACAGGCTTGTAAGACATACCACTATTTCGGAAGTAATCAGCTAGGTTAAGTTCGGTTGTTGTACCTGACTGAACACACACCGAAGCGCCATCAAGTTCTCGAGCACTCTTAAGACCCAACTCTTTTTTCACCATAAAGCCTTGACCGTCGTAGTAGTTAACACCGACAAAATTTAGACCTAAAGCGGTATCACGATGCAGCGTCCATGTCGTGTTACGAGATAGTACGTCTATTTCACCAGACTGAAGGGCAGTGAAACGCTCTTTTGCAGTTAGGGGGACATACTTAACTTTAGTTTTATCTCCGAGTACAGCCGCTGCAAGAGCTTGACAATACTCAACATCGATTCCTTCCCATTCACCTTTTGAGTTAGGGTTAGAGAAACCTGGAAGACCCGTACTTACGCCACAAGTTAAAAAACCTTGAGATGTGACTTTGTCCAGTGTGCTTTCTGCTGCTGATGCTGATGTTGCCATAAGCGCAGTTGATGCAGCGACTACTGAAGCAAGAAGTGTTAGTTTATTTGTCATTTGTATCCTTCCTTGTTAACCAGGTGACACCTGATACTCGTGCTCGTTTGAGTTTTTCTAGCTGTATTGCTTTTTCTTCTGTGACCTTGTTGTTCAAATCAAGAAAATTGCATTATGCAAATAGAGCTATGTGTGATTTAAACAACTATTCATAAGGTTAGGAAAGGATTCGTAGTTTCACAAATGTATAATTTAAAAAGAATTTTGAAAGAAACCACAAATCCCAACACAATTAGGATGACTAAATGTTAATTAAATGTAAATAGTGCAACGGTTCACACTGTTGGTGCAACGAGATTTAGATTTTAATATTGATAATCATGTAGATAAATATTCTTAATTGAACTATTAACGATGAAATATAAACCTTTAAAAAGATTGAAATTTGGTCAATAAATATTTTTATTACACTTTGATAGTTATTAATATGCTCCAAATTTGGTAGCATGGCTGAATAGTTATTGCAGTACTCTCAAGGAAGAACATGCGTTATTTTCCAATGTTTCTGGATGTAGAAAATAAGCCAATTTTAGTGGTTGGTGGGGGTGAGGTTGCTTGCCGAAAAGTAGATAGCTTATTAAGAGCAGGGGCTAATGTGACTTTGGTGTCTCCCAAGGTTGCACCTTACTTAAAGCAGCTAGTTGACGAGAGTAAGCTTCACTGGGTTCAAAATTTTTACTCGTCACACATTCTTTCGAAAGACTACCTGCAGGTATGGGCCACTACAGATAATCCGAGCCTGAATCATCAAGTATATAATGATGCGAAAAAACTCGGTGTTTTAGTCAATGTGGTTGATGATTTGCCTTACTGTGATTTTATCACTCCATCAATGGTTAATCGTGGGAGAGTTCAGATTGCGATCTCAAGTGGTGGTGCGTCACCTGTTTTGGTGAGAAATATTAGAGAAAAACTCGAAACGGTGCTTCCTCAGAACATCGGTTTAATCGCAGATTTTGGTGCATCAAAACGTAATTCGATAAAAGAATCTCTTCCTACCGTTGATGATCGTCGCAAATTTTGGGAGCGATTCTTGTCATCCAGCCTTATCGAGCAGGTGGCTGACAGGGATCAGTTAGAGTCATACTACCAACAAGCGTTAGCTGAGGGCATTGATAGCGAAGGTCAAGTAACCTGGGTTGAATTCGGGCAAGATGTAGAGTTACTACCGATGAAGGCCTTACGTTTGATGCAAGAGGCAGAGTTAGTGCTTTCCTCGAGCGATTGTCCATTCGAGTTTATTGACCTGTGCCGTCGAGATGCAGAAAGAGAAGGTTATGTTAACAGCGGAGAGTTATCTACCAAACTTGAGAAAGCAAGAGTCGATAGATTGCGAGTGTGTGTTTTTATTCCACCAGCAAGCGTTGAATTTAACCTGTTAGTCGGTAAAGACCTAAAACTTTCTTCTGCTAAAATACTCAGTTGAGGTGAGAGCTTTCTAGTTACTTAAAATCAGCTGGGAGGCTCCAATTAAAATAATCACACAAGTAAAAAGCCACTTCCCATAAGGAAGTGGCTTTTTGATATTTTAAACACCATACTTTGCTGTTTAATCAAGAACAAACAAAGGGTGAATAGCAAACAAAATCCGTTGGATATAACCAGTGTGATTAGTCGCGGAAGTTATCAAACTGGAAAGGTTGACCAAGTTCACCGTTACGAACAAGTGCCATAACCGCTTGTAGGTCATCACGCTTCTTACCTGTAACACGAACTTTTTCGCCTTGGATAGCCGCTTGAACCTTAACTTTGTTGTCTTTGATTAGCTTAACGATTTTCTTAGCAACATCGGTTTCGATACCTTGCTTGAAGATAACCGTTTGGTGCCAAGTGCGACCTGTTTGGTCTGCAGCCTTTGCTTCCATCGCGTTAGGATCAACATTACGCTTTGTTAGGTTGCTACGAAGGATATCGCGCATTTGCTTCAGTTGGAAATCGTCTTGAGCAGTCAGTTTTACCGACTCATCTTTGTAATCAAAGCTAGCCTCTACACCACGGAAATCGAAACGAGTCGATAGTTCACGGTTAGCATTGTCTACAGCGTTGCGTAGTTCTACTGATTCTACTTCAGAGATAATGTCAAATGATGGCATTGTGTTGTGTCCTTAAGCTAAATTTCTATCTTTAATTGCCGTTGCAAGCATGTCTAGCATTGTTGCGGTATCTTCCCAGCTTAGGCATGGGTCAGTGATAGACTTGCCGTATTCTAGGTTATTGATATCTGTCATTGGCTGGTTGCCTTCAACAATGAAGCTTTCCGCCATGATGCCTGCAATTTGATTCTTGTTAGATTTTATCTGTTCACAAATATCTTGCGCAACCTCTAACTGTTTACGGTGCTGCTTTTGACAGTTTGCGTGGCTAAAGTCTACAACTAAGCGCTGAGGCAGATCGAACTCGGCAAGTTGCTTACATGCACTATCTACAGATTCAGCATCGAAGTTAGGGCCTTTATCACCACCACGTAGAATAATATGACCATATGGGTTACCAGCAGTACGATAAACTGTCATGCGGCCATTCTTGTCTGGTGAGTAGAAGTAGTGGGAAGCGTGTGCAGCACGAATCGCATCAATAGCAATCTTGATATTGCCGTTCGTTGCGTTTTTAAAACCCACAGGGCAAGAAAGTGCAGAAGCCATTTCACGGTGAATCTGAGATTCAGTCGTACGAGCGCCGATTGCGCCCCAAGTTATAAGGTCTGCAATATATTGACCAGTGATCATATCAAGGAATTCAGTCGCAGTAGCAAGGCCAAGCTTATTGATATCAAGTAGAAGTTTGCGAGCTTTGTTTAAGCCTGTTTCAAGTGCGTATGAGCCATCAAGATTGGGATCGGTAATCAAACCTTTCCAACCGACAACAGTACGCGGCTTCTCGAAGTAGGTTCTCATTACAACGAACAATTCATCTTTGTATTGCTCTTGAATCTGACTTAGGCGCTCAGCGTAGTCAAGTGCGGCTTCTGTGTCGTGAACAGAGCAAGGGCCGACGATAACTAATAGGCGGTTATCACGACCCGTTAGGATATCTTCGATTTGGCGGCGAGAATTTTTAATGCGCTCAGCAACGTCGTCAGTAATAGGGTGTGCATTGCCTAATTCGGCAGGAGTTGGCATAGGACCCAGAGCTTGGGTTCTCAACTCATCAGTTTTTAATGGCATGTGATAGTTTTTTATTCTATTGCGAAGTGGTTAAGATAACGGAATTGAACAGAGGAATAAACTCTCTAAGTCAAAGTTATCTCTGTTATTGCTAATATTCTTATTTTTATCCGTGGGCCAATGCTAAATAAGGGATTTTCACTTGTATTAACAGGCAGCTATCGGTACTTTCGTTTGAACACAACATAAAAAATGCTGGAGCAGCAATGACTCAAAAAAATCAAAGCACTTTGCACCCAGAACTTGTTTTAGGCGATGTGCTGCCTTCTTATAACGATAATCATAATTCCAATCACTTATACGTTTCACTATCTGAACTGGTCATGGAGCGTGTTTTTTATCATCCAAGCATAGGGTCTCACTTTGAAACACTTTCTGACATCGAGAAAACATCGCTAAATGCCATTCTTGGTGATAAGAGTGTCGATGAACATTTTGTCTCAACACTCGTTATAGCGATTCAAGCTGCAGTTCAACCCCATCACAAGACGGTACGTATTGCTTTGAGCGACGCAGATAGTTACAGTTTTCGCTCTTTGTTGGGCGGGAATTGCGAAACAGAAGAAATTAACCCAGCGCTTGGTATTCGTGGTGTAGGTCGCTACGCAACACAAGAATACAGTAAGGCATTCGCACTTGAGTGTCAGGTAATCAAAACGTTGCGAGAGCAGGGCATTAACGTTGAAATCGTTGCTCCTTACGTTCGTGCATTAAGTGATGCTGCTAAGATTATCGATTTACTTGCCGAACAAGGGCTACCTCGTGGGTTGAATGGCTTGAAAGTGTTGTTTTCGTGCGATGTGCCATCAGCTGTAATTTTGAGTGAACGATTATTGCATTACTTTGATGGCACGGTAGTGAATATCGATAGTTTAGCGTCTTTCACTTTAGGTGTAGATAAGCAAAATGAAGCACAACAACATGCCTTTGATCCCCAGAACGAAGCGGTTATTACCTTATTGGACATGATTGTTAAAGCAACGCTTCATGTTAAGAAACCAGTATTGCTAGTGACTCAAGGGTTGGTAGATTATCCTCGATTACAAGGTTACATTGCCGATCTTGAAGGTGTTGATACGGTTGTTACCGCATAATTAATAAGCCCAGCGATATAAGTTGGCTTGAAGCGTTAATGCTTCAAGAATGAAAGAGATATTATCGTTAGATGATATCTCTTTTTTGTAACATTTTTTTGACATTGCTATCTTGAGTCTATTAACTGGTCAGATGACTAATAGTGCTAGGTGACTTGGATGCTAACTAATCTACAAAAAGCTAATCTCTACTTAACTATGTTTGGTATGTTTAAAGTGCCGTTAATTTGGTTATGTAGGCCGAAGTTACTCGCTCTTGATGATCAGCATGTCGAGCTTAAGATTCCTCTCAAAAGAAGAACTAAGAACCACTTAAATAGTATGTATTTTGGTGTACTAGCAGTGGGAGCTGATGTCGCGGGAGGCTTTCTTGCTATGAGTAAATCCCAGCAGCAAGGAGAGAAGATTTCTCTGGCGTTTAAAGAGGTAACAGGCAACTTTTTGAAACGCCCTGAAGGTGATGTACATTTCACGTGTAATGACGGTGAGCTCATCAATACTATGTTAGCCGAAACGATTTCGACTGGAGCGCGTGTTAACCAACCCGTGACTATTATCGCTACCTGTCCATCTTTGCATGGTGATGAACCGATGGCCGAGTTTCAGTTAACACTTTCTATTAAGAAAGTGCATGCTGGAAAATAGCTTGAAAGTAGAAGGTTATCTTGGAGCAGAGAGTCGGTTGAAATAGGAGATAACATTCGAATAGGAAGAGCGGTATGTGATTTTAATACCCACATACCGTATAACACTATGACTCTTGAGTGATTTGCTCTATATCAACAATTTTTGAGCGGTTCATTACGATTTTCCAACGGTAATATGTTGGATCACTATCGTGGTTGTTCTCTTTGATGATCAGGTTAAGAAGGTGGCGCTTTTCAACGGATTCTCGGCTGACTTGCCCCTCATTCAAGCGATAAATCTTATTTGAACTCTTGTCCATCAAACGTGTCAGTGCTCTTAGGCTGATAGAAAGCGTTTCACGAGTCTCCTCGTAACCACTCATAAATGTCGATGTCGACATTTCTGTGTGCGAACGATAATGTAATACCTGCTCTTCACGCTGCACAACCCGTCTCTTACGGAGCAATTGAATGCGATCAGCTAACTTAGAAAAGTTTGCGTAATCTAACCATTCAAGCTTATGGCCGACTAATTTATTGGTAGTTGGGTCAAAGTAGCGACGTTTCCATCTCGGCTTGCCTTTACGAAGCCAACGCCAAAGGATATCCCTTAAGTCATCTTTGAATATCTCGCG is a genomic window containing:
- a CDS encoding methyl-accepting chemotaxis protein, whose translation is MKEIPFRWIDKYLIHLKIQEKFYLLFLLPLLALVILTLVLDSAANSLLAHLYQEEMLLMKGLIEAGQLTKDQVAQLVSNSETISLGYGAGSVSVMNGAFNLVANHDQNLWSALSTTQVSIIAVTLTLIALGVYYIMTFIGGAMFSINKALNTLANGDLTYRMNYFLVRDEFSEIAITIDKVAEREQNMVQSIQESVALMQQISSDLNQSTQQSSDISGNQQEHLNSLASATEQMAATIREVATLAHDSSSQTMDARGVAQNGQVKVSNTLQSISSLSREIQSASQAVEELDANAAQIDEVVTTINGISEQTNLLALNAAIEAARAGEQGRGFAVVADEVRALAGRTQQATVEIQSMIESLQRNSQSLTKLMEVTVNNANEGQTLMSEVNVEIDSLAEKNQSISDSSTQIATAAEEQGAVADNIAQSVEEIRHQSDSICDMISKSNSNVDQLRKQSDTMEGLLTGLKA
- the yccX gene encoding acylphosphatase, whose product is MESSQYIFVVSGVVQCVGFRYHTSRQAQALSISGYAKNLNDGRVEVLAVGEAEHIEKLYEWLKTGPKSAVVDGVAKHQVGEKERQNVRAGEFKIL
- a CDS encoding TusE/DsrC/DsvC family sulfur relay protein — protein: MFEYNGKQIETDAQGYLLDYTQWEEGMIEVLAQDEAIELTDAHLEVVHFVRNFYEEFNTSPAVRMLVKAMEKAHGPEKGNSKYLFKLFKKGPAKQATKLAGLPKPAKCL
- a CDS encoding Bax inhibitor-1/YccA family protein, whose amino-acid sequence is MNSPMFSRTASQESALQTNKVLRNTYALLSMTLLWSAVVAGVSMAMNLPRPGLIIMLVGFYGLLFLTEKNRDNSMGLVFTFLFTGFLGYTIGPILNMYVGAGMGDVILTALGGTALAFMGASAYALTTKRDLSFLNGMLLAGFVVLLVGMVANIFLQMPLLSLAMSGMFILFSTGVILLTTQNIIRGGETNYISATISLYVSIYNIFISLLSILGIMGSDD
- a CDS encoding amino acid ABC transporter ATP-binding protein, which codes for MTQQTENNSQGLMIELKDMNKWYGEFHVLKNINLEVKKGEKIVICGPSGSGKSTMIRCINRLEEHQKGDIFVSGNELTEDLKNIEAVRRDVGMCFQHFNLFPHLTVLENCTLAPIWVKKMPKDEAEAIAMKYLERVKIPEQADKFPGQLSGGQQQRVAIARSLCMNPQVMLFDEPTSALDPEMVREVLDVMVELAEEGMTMLCVTHEMGFAKEVADRVIFMDAGEIIEENNPVDFFENPQSDRTQNFLSQILHH
- a CDS encoding amino acid ABC transporter permease → MSTHQFQPDLPPPANTVGPVGWLRKNLFNGPINSVVTIVLAYFAFTLLWAIADWAFISADWIGTTRDACTSEGACWVFISVRWDQFMFGFYPEAELWRPQLFYITLAIFVALLAYEKTPKRTWIWLFFVNIYPFLIAGLLYGGVFGLEVVDTHKWGGLLVTLIIALVGIVVSLPIGVALALGRRSEMPIIRSMCTVYIEIWRGVPLITVLFMASVMLPLFLSEGTETDKLIRALIGVVLFSSAYMAEVVRGGLQAIPKGQYEAADALGLSYWKKTGLIILPQALKITIPSIVNTFIGLFKDTSLVLIIGMFDVLGIGQAANTDPEWLGYSTESYVFVALVFWVFCFGMSRYSIWLENRLHTGHKR
- a CDS encoding amino acid ABC transporter permease produces the protein MKPNETPSPSQAKPKAKSANLLYNPTFRSVVFQVLAVGALTALIYTIVNNTLTNLDARGIATGFDFLSQEAGFGIGLTLIEYDETFSYGRTFFVGLLNTALVSILGIILATVIGFSMGIARLSSNWLVSRFAAVYIEIFRNIPLLLQIFFWYFAVLQALPSTRQSMSLGEAIFLNVRGLYFPAPIFEQGSSIVITAFIAGIIATFFINIWANNRQKLTGQQTPMGRVAMALIIGLPLVTYFIMGMPISAEYPELKGFNFKGGISIIPELAALMLALSIYTASFIAEIVRSGINAVSHGQTEAAMSLGIPRSRTLKLVIIPQALRIIIPPLTSQYLNLTKNSSLAMAIGYPDLVSVFAGTTLNQTGQAIEVIAMTMGVYLTLSLLTSAVMNIYNRKVALVER